The following are encoded together in the Plasmodium brasilianum strain Bolivian I chromosome 10, whole genome shotgun sequence genome:
- a CDS encoding STP1 protein has product MESCSSWDYTGFGSGASEYRGKIEFLEARKQILSLTASLKTKTSKNEFRDGCLKLADYLIKIKDKPPDYTHRKRWVPVLRNYFGHKFKELSQHGGCPMIFEQKDRDLGSNTYNCNSDTKCISECTEYSTWFISKKKYFEGKKGLTSESCILKNTSSQFPEKTCNILNPKTFNKPPQCLLPEPVIPSQPPLKEKDLSPPNVYQIKSEDLPATQEQSTFQGKLPSDRGSDNSPDIASVRSPNRASEDPPQLQTASEGNSEASLTNLTEDTQHGHHEITNVPVLSTPVQQTIQDFVYKPPVDQDLNTEGGIKTTSVANEASIPKTFLSTPVDPKYVLMGKFKKKKNIRRQVKFLKILLPSNSVKKDIFLSNDHLDQPIHDDEEIIKKLKIHEHNIIKNTNMPKRKKDRSKTIIEVHMKVLEEFRNEQWTLSKKEFLAICLEVYANEEYIFHPNLINYNKVENIKCSTDTKEKGILWNKWIEKHRNISKKLEKEDWFNHLKNEWKKEMEELNKKYSNENEKVSFLEREKVIWRQWISNKGKIVEQNMEEDWFKGLTDEFNNILGEYENEETENSVSLINIEEMAHNKSCEELYKYIKKKLLAKLCILVFMTVLEECKKEQSVENNELYLDISINESITREDSDRKPEIAEETTEVKGDILEYRLNDETPGYKGKDCFMKELQDWIKEDNKNEYSTDKEYNVDSSD; this is encoded by the exons ATGGAAAGTTGTTCTTCATGG GACTACACTGGTTTTGGTTCTGGAGCATCAGAATATCGTGGTAAAATAGAATTTTTAGAAGCTCGAAAACAAATTCTATCTCTCACTGCTTCCTTAAAGACAAAGACATCTAAAAACGAATTTAGAGATGGATGCTTAAAATTGGCTGATTatctaattaaaataaaagataaaccTCCAGATTATACTCATCGAAAACGTTGGGTACCAGTACTTAGAAATTATTTTGGACATAAATTTAAGGAGCTTAGTCAACATGGAGGTTGTCCTATGATTTTTGAACAAAAAGATAGAGATCT AGGTAGTAACacatataattgtaatagtGACACCAAATGTATAAGTGAATGTACAGAATATAGCACGTGGTTTATAAGCAAGAAGAAATATTTTGAGGGAAAGAAAGGTCTCACTAGTGAAAGttgcatattaaaaaatacatcatCACAGTTTCCAGAAAAAACATGCAACATATTAAATCCtaaaacatttaataaaCCTCCTCAATGCTTATTACCGGAACCGGTTATACCTAGTCAACCTCCacttaaagaaaaagatttaAGCCCACCAAATGTATATCAGATTAAATCCGAAGATTTACCTGCAACTCAAGAACAAAGTACATTTCAAGGGAAACTCCCATCTGATAGAGGATCTGATAATTCACCTGATATAGCATCTGTTAGGTCACCTAATAGAGCATCCGAAGATCCACCTCAACTTCAAACAGCATCCGAAGGCAACTCTGAGGCAAGTTTAACTAACTTAACAGAAGATACACAACATGGACATCATGAAATAACCAATGTTCCTGTACTTTCGACACCTGTACAGCAAACAATACAggattttgtatataaaccTCCAGTTGATCAAGATTTAAACACAGAAGGTGGTATTAAAACTACATCCGTAGCTAATGAAGCATCAATTCCTAAAACCTTTCTATCTACTCCTGTAGACCCTAAG tACGTTCTAATGGggaagtttaaaaaaaagaaaaatataagaagaCAAGTTAAATTCCTCAAAATACTACTACCTTCAAATTCTGTCAAAAAagacatatttttatcaaatgaTCACTTGGATCAGCCAATACATGATGATGaagaaatcataaaaaaattaaaaatacatgaacataacattataaaaaatacaaatatgccaaagagaaaaaaggacAGATCAAAAACAATTATAGAAGTACATATGAAAGTACTCGAAGAATTTCGAAATGAACAATGGACATTAagcaaaaaagaatttttagcAATATGTCTAGAAGTATACGCAAATgaggaatatatatttcatcctaatttaataaattataataaagtggaaaatattaaatgtagCACTGATactaaagaaaaaggaattctgtggaataaatggatagaaaaacatagaaatatttctaaaaagtTGGAAAAAGAAGACTGGTTTAAtcatttgaaaaatgaatggaaaaaagaaatggaagAACTAAACAAGAAATATTCAaacgaaaatgaaaaagtttcatttttagaaagagaaaaagttATATGGAGACAGTGGATATCAAACAAGGGTAAAATTGTAGAACAAAATATGGAAGAGGACTGGTTTAAGGGATTAACAGatgaatttaataatatattgggtgaatatgaaaatgaagaaacTGAAAATAGTGtatcattaataaatatagaagaaaTGGCACACAACAAAAGTTGTGAagaattatacaaatatattaaaaaaaaattactagcAAAACTGTGTATACTTGTATTTATGACGGTATTAGAGGAATGCAAAAAAGAGCAGAGTGTAGAAAATAACGAATTATATTTAGACATTTCCATAAATGAATCGATTACAAGAGAAGACTCTGATAGAAAGCCAGAAATTGCAGAAGAAACAACTGAAGTTAAAGGTGATATTTTGGAGTATAGATTAAATGATGAAACTCCTGGTTATAAAGGAAAGGACTGTTTTATGAAGGAGCTACAGGATTGGATAAaagaagataataaaaatgaatattctACAGATAAGGAATATAATGTAGACAGCTCCGATTAA